The sequence ATATCTTGCTGCCAGGCAGCTCagggcattttaatctacatgttattgcctcctactgaccaaacacctgaacagctggaGGCATTTCCTcaaatctgacaatggactctgtgtaggaaacctgaccctttgaagtgtatgtCTCCACCTCACCTtcggacaaattgtgttaataaaaagcatggggtcctgagatgaggagatcttagctccttttagctaagctcctctgactccCAAATgcctttgaaaattatattttgtctctggactctcttacttaagttacacacagcctttctccagattgctgagcCCTTCTTGATGCcggaacaagaaccctggcatTAATGGCATCCCGAACTGAGACTTCCCGAACCCTTGCAGCACCAACAGATTCTATTCTGTCTAACTCCACATGGATGACTTCTTACTGTGTGCCTTGGAAAAGCCATTCTCACCTTATTCTGTGgtcttcagtttcctcttccaagAATGAGATTTGGCTGATTCCAATCCCACAGGATCTGGCCCTGCTCCTCTTCACCCCTCATCTCATATTCCCATCTCACACTGCGCCAGACACACCAGCCTCTTCTGTCCTTCACCACTTTACATAGCTTTATTTCTTATTGGttatattactattttaaacaatgaatgtatttattttcctgCTCATGTGTTACTCTTCCCAGAATATAAGCTCCATAGAAGCAGGGCAGATCCTCTTTCATTATTATTGACCTCATATTCTGAATCCTTAGAGTAATGTTTGGAACATAGTAGCTACTCAATAAATAATTTCcagatgatatatatttttttttaatttattggcagtactctatatctttttttatcaTAGCATATAGTATTTGCTCACTTCTAATGCTTGTGACATTTGGATGCATCTGACCgtgaatgttattttattatagtGTTGCCTTCCTCATCCCCTTCCTCATTGCAGAAGTGTGTCTTGTAATTGACTTTGTCTTACAATCCAGAAAGTACATTCTATAGATAAGAACTCCACTAGTTCTCTGGACAATGGAGTGCATTTTTAACTTCAGTGTTCAAATGAACTACCTTGAAGTCTCATCTATGTATAATGAGGAAGGGGGCTGAGGTTTTTTTAAGCGCCCACAATGACAAATCCAGTTCTCTGCCTAGATCTCCAACTATTTTATGTCCAACTAGGGAGCTCATTTTCTCAATGTGTCTTGGAGCCTGGAAGCTACTCTCCTCTCCCAGTACCAGTGCCAATACCCCTGGCATTGATAAATATACTACTCCTCTCCTTTCCATTAAACACTGCTGATAGAAATCATAGCTTatagcaaattgtactgaaaatgTTTTGTGTGCAGGGGGATGGGACACTTAAAGGGATTTACAATGAAGCATAACATGGAAACTAATTcgaataaaatattattataaatatccTAAATCCATCTACTAATCCCTAAATAAGAAATTTCTGattgatatttttacttttagtctCTATTCTTCAGTGTGTCTGTCTCATTTAAcacattttctttctccaaaacTGTAAGTctcaattttcaattttttttttcatttggaataACTCAGCTCTGTATTTTCATCTCCTTTTTCCTGATCATATCTAGTAAAATTTCCACAAGCAAACAACTCATCAAGTAATTTTTCTACATAGAATCATCTCTTCTATAGAGGTCATACCATTTTCTTGGTATGCAAAAGTGCCTGCAGACAGTTCTTACTTTCAATAGTGTTTGCTTTTATAAGTCTTGCTACAATAATACACTATACACTTATCCCTACTTTTCTATTGTGCATTATTCTATACCTTTGGTAGAAAACAAAAGTATGACCTTATCTCTGATCTGTTTGGTCTTCACTCCATAGACAATGGGGTTGAGTGCAGGTGGAATAACTATATAAAGGTTGGCAAACATGATGTGGAAAGTACGTGAAACATTATGTCCAAAGCGATGAGCGAGGATGGAGAAAAAGGCAGGTGTATAAAACATGAGGATGACACAGACATGGGAACCACAGGTACCAAGTGCCTTCTGCCGGGCAGCTCTGGAAGGGAGGCGAAAAACAGCACAGAGAATAAGAGCGTAAGAAATGGCAATGAGAATCACATCTGAGATGACTGTCATGATGGGAACACAAAAGCCATACCAGATGTTGATGGAGATATCAGCACAGGCCAGCCGGGCCACACCTATGTGTTCACAGTATGTGTGGGGTATGATGCGTGTCTGACAGAAAGGCAGGCGTGTGAGCAAGAATACAACTGGCAAGATGATACAGAAGCTTCGAAAAGAGATGCTCACAGAAATCTTGAGGATCATCTTTGGGGTCAAGATAGTGGTGTATCTTAAGGGAGAACAGATGGCCACATAGCGATCAAATGCCATGGTCATCAGGATGGCTGAATCAAGGACAAAGCTATAGTGGAGGAAGAACATTTGTGTGAGGCACCCTGGGAATGTAATTTCTCGAGCCCCAAGCCAAAAGATACTGAGTGTTTTAGGAACACCAGCTGTGGACAAGATGAGGTCAGTCATAGCCAGCAtggagagaaagaagaacatgGGTTGGTGAAGGCTACGCTCCACAGCGATGAGGTAGAGAAGGATGCAGTTTCCCACCACAGCCACAATATAGATGATACAGAAGGGAATCCCAATCCACACATGGGATTGCTCCAGGCCTGGAATCCCCACCA is a genomic window of Myotis daubentonii chromosome 9, mMyoDau2.1, whole genome shotgun sequence containing:
- the LOC132242157 gene encoding olfactory receptor 52H1 codes for the protein MITFNLSSYNPGPFILVGIPGLEQSHVWIGIPFCIIYIVAVVGNCILLYLIAVERSLHQPMFFFLSMLAMTDLILSTAGVPKTLSIFWLGAREITFPGCLTQMFFLHYSFVLDSAILMTMAFDRYVAICSPLRYTTILTPKMILKISVSISFRSFCIILPVVFLLTRLPFCQTRIIPHTYCEHIGVARLACADISINIWYGFCVPIMTVISDVILIAISYALILCAVFRLPSRAARQKALGTCGSHVCVILMFYTPAFFSILAHRFGHNVSRTFHIMFANLYIVIPPALNPIVYGVKTKQIRDKVILLFSTKGIE